The region GCCGTATTTCATCCGATAAAAACGCATTGCCTTCGCTGTCCCGGAGGAGGCTGTCTTTTACGCGGTCCTGGCACAGGAAAAATCGTCCTCCCGGACTATCAGTGTCACCTTCTTCGCATACTTTGTCAGGAAAATGCCTTCCTCCACCGCGGCAAAGCCTCCTCCGATGACGAATACCTCCAGACCGGCAAAAAATTCCCCGTCGCAAGTGGCGCAGTATGCCACGCCCCTGCCCTGGAACTCCTTCTCACCTTTAAAGCCCAGCTTCCTGGGATTGGCTCCCGTGGCCAGCACCACGCCCAGCGCCCGGTACTTCCCGGCAGTGGTATGGAGCACCTTCACATCCTGTTCCAGTTCCATGTCCAGCACCTCTGCCATGAGAAGCTCAGCGCCGAATACCTCCGCCTGCTCCTTCATGGACCGGGTCAGTTCCCTACCGCTGGTCCTTTCCACGCCCGGATAATTGACAATCTCCGAGGTAATGGTGATCTGGCCGCAATGAGTTTATATCAGTCCCACCAGGTCCAGACTTGGCTTTAAGGTATCTGCCCCGGGCTGCCATTTTGCCGGGCACACCTGGTCGCCGTGTTCTGCCACAAACCGGGATGCCTGTACACGTCTGAACAGTTCGTCCGCATTCCTTCCCACATTTCCCGCGATAACCTCATAAGCCACTATCTTTCCTTCCGGATTCACGATAAAGCTCCCTCTTTCAGCCATTCCGTCAGCCTCTATCATCACATCGAAATCCCTGGCCAGCCCGCCTGTGGGATCCGCCAGCATGGGATACTTGATTTTCCGGATAGTCTTGGATGCGTCATGCCATGCCTTGTGGACAAAGTGGCTGTCGCAGGATACGCTGTATATCTCGCAGCCGGCTGACTTGAAGTCCTCATACTTGTCAGCCAGATCCTCCAGCTCCGTGGGGCACACAAATGTAAAATCTGCGGGATAAAAGAAAAATACCGCCCATTTCCCTAATACATCAGATTTCTTCACTTCCCTGAACTCTCCGCCCGCATAGGCCTGTACTGTAAAATCGCTGATTTCTTTTCCTATTAATGACATATTGTTTCCTCCTTGTATTTGTGATGGTTAACTGCCGCCTTGTCTCCTGTCCCGCTTTTCCAGAAGCAGGAAGCCTCTTTTGTTGTTAGTTTTGACTAACTAAATCACATTTTACCAGTCACGACCTTATTTGTCAAGAAATGATATTAATAATAATTATCAATATCATTTCTTTTTAGGAATCGAGTAGGAGGCGGTGATTAACCGCCGTCCTCTCACAGCACCGTACGTACGGTTCTCGTATACGGCGCTTTCAATAGTTGGTGTGCAGAGACTGATAGGCTGCGGCTAAGTCATAAAAGCCCCAGTTTATCAGTCTTTCTTTACTTAATGCCCAGTTGACCGCCTTGTTTCCGGCATTGAACCAGTATCCCTTGCGGTCGTAGGCTATTGTTGCCGCATAATGGCTGTCTACTCCCAGTCCTATGAGTTTCCTCATTCTGGTTTTGGGCAGTTTCCACTGTTTCCAGATACACATCCGTATCCGGCGGTACAACCATCCATTCAGGCTTTCGATGTTTTTCTTCATGTCCGCTATCCCATAGTAGTTCAGCCATCCTCTCATGTAGACTTTTATCTTTTCCTTGGTTCGGATGATACTCCCGCACCTGCTCCGGGAAGTAAGCCTGCGCAGTTTCTCCTTGGCTTTCTTCCATGACGTTCCATGGACACGGATATAGGTCCCTGTTCCGTTCTTCCCAAAACAAAAACCAAGGAACTTAAAATTTTGGATTGCGAACACACTGACCGTTCGGCTCTTTTCCCGATTCACTCTCAGTTTCAGCCTTGCCTCCAGATATTTCGTGCTGGATTCCAGCAGTCGTTCTGCCGCCCGTTCGCTCTTTGCCAGCAGTACGATGTCGTCTGCATAGCGGATACACGGTACGCCCCGTCTGTGGAACTCCCAGTCGAACTCATTCAGATACGCGTTTGCTAAGAGTGGGGATAGATTTCCTCCCTGCGGGGAGCCTTCCTTCGTTTCTGTCACAACACCGTTTTCCATCACTCCACTTTTCAGGTACCGCTTCACCATCTGCACCACTCTTTCGTCTTTTACTTGTTTCCTCAACAGGTTCAGCAGTATCGTATGGTTCAGCGTATCAAAGTATTTCGATAAGTCGAGAACTACTGCCCTCGTGTATCCCTGTTCGATATACTCCTTTATCCTGAGAATGGCGTCTTTTGCTCCTCGTCCCGGACGATAGCCGAAGCTGTCTTTCGAGAACAATGGTTCGTAGATTGGCATGAGCTGTTGAAGCATTGCCTGCTGGATGATACGGTCTATTACGGTGGGGATACCAAGCTTTCGTATCCCTCCCTCCGGCTTCGGAATCTCCACACGCCTGACTGGAGATGGGGTATACTTCCCCTTCCTGATTCTCTCTACCAGTTCATAGTTATTCTCCCTCAGCCATGGTAACGCCGCTTCAATGGTCATTCCATCCACTCCCGGCGCTCCCTTGTTTGCCTTCACTCTTTTGTAAGCCCTGTTCAGATTTTCCTTGTTCAGTATCTTACTTAAGATGTCTGGCTCTGCACTGTCTCTTTCCTTCCATATCCGGTTGAATGAGCGGTGCGCTCTCACATACCCTTTGCGTTCCGCGCTATCTCTTTGCGAGCAGCTTTCTCTGTTTTCTGTACCCATCTGCCCATTCCTCCTTTCCCTGTCGTACTAAAGACTCCTATTGATTCGGTCCTTCACTGAAAACAGCTACTATGACCTCTGCTGACTTCTGTACGCTCAGCATTACCTCTCGGCAATGGTTACTCCTTTCAGAGCATTCCGTACAGACCTCCCTGGGTACCACACGTTTCTTTCCCTCCATCTATCTGCCGCATTTACTGTACACGATTCCGTGTAGCTATCGGGCTTCATCTTGTGTTGCAGACTTACCCTCATGTACAGCCTTCTATACGGTTTCTGTCCGTCAGACCAGAGGTTTGCCCATGGGTTCGTTCCCCACATCCGGCTTCCTTCAGATTTGCAGTCACCTGCAACACCCTTGCCTTCGGCTATATCCTTCCCGCTACCAGGTGGATTCAGGACTTTCACCCGTTAGAAACGTGCGCCGCCAGGCGCACAACCAAACAAAAACAGCCAGACAAGCTTTCTCATCTGGCTGTTCCCACGCTATGTTTCTACTCTTCAAACGAATTAATGACTGATAATTCCGGCTTCATATCATACTTTTTCTTAAAGACAATGGCTCCCACGATTCCAGCCAAGGTACCGCTGATGGCAGCCAGCAGCAGCGCCATAAGTACCTTTAATGGCGGATTGAAGGCAAAGGGCGCCAGCAGTCCGGGTATGGGAGAAGCGGTTCCCGGGGCGTTGTTGATTATGCCCAGGAATGCGGCGGCCACTCCCGAAAAGCCTCCTCCGAAAAAGTTGGAACAATAAATCGGTATGGGGTGCTTTGTTATGATATGGGCCTGTGTCAGCGGCTCCATCATAACAGCTGCCACGTTGCTGTTATCCCCGAAGTGGAGCATTTTAAAGATGGCGCCGTTGGTAAAGGAGCCTCCGAAGCATGCAATGGCCGCAATGCCCATGGGCAGTCCCGTAAGCCCCAGCATGGCGGTAAGGGCCATGGAGCTGAGGGGCGACGTACAAATCATCTTGATGACCCCTCCCAGCAGAAGTCCCATAAGAATAGGCGACTGCTCTGTAGCTGCCGTAATCATGCCGCCGATGTGTGCCAGAGCCGCATTCACAGCCGGATCCACCAGGAATGCGATGAATCTGGCAATCGGCGCAATCAGGAGAGCCCCCAGCACGGAATCCAGGCCCGGCGGAAGATGCTTCTCAATAAACGGTGCGATGAAACCAATTGCATATCCCGCGATAAATCCCGGAAGGATGCCGTATCCTCCCAGGGCAACGCCTGCAACTACCGCGAACACAGGATTCACTCCCATGCCTATCGGTACCATGATTGCCGCTGCCACGCCGCCCATGTTGCCCGATATGGTGCCTGTTTCCCCAAGGAATGCCAAGTGAAGCAAATCTCCGGATATGTACCTGTGAACAGCCTCCACAAGGAAAGTTGCAACTGCCGCATTGGCCATTCCCGACATGGCCGCTGATCCTTTGGGCGCCTTCATACTGAAAAGTGAAAAGGCTGCCAGCGTCAATAATAGTAATCCTAACCCCGTAATAATTGTCATAAATCTACGTTCCTCCTGTTTTTTGCTCTCCGTAGTTATGCCCTGGCCGCTTTCCACCACAGACCGCCGTTACCGCCGTGATAGCTCTTAAGCTAAGGTATATCCTTGGTAGAGTTTTCGCAATGCAGGTAACGAAGAAGTCCCCAAAATTGCAAAAAACAGAGACAGACATAAACGTAGCGTAGATGTCTGCCTCTGTCCTTTTACCTGAAAGTTTCCCTGACGCGGCTGCTGCTATGCCGCCGGTTGCTTCATCGGTATTCACATTTTAGTGACCTTCTCCAGAGTCCCGTCCGAATTCGATTCTTTTGCCTGAGAGTTTGCGCATCCCCTTCGGCGTTACCCAACGGTAATCTCTCCCGAATTCATCAACCGGTCTGTCATTAACTTTGTTTATATTTTAACATCAAACATAGAAAAAAGCAATAGAACTATGTTCAGTTTGTTTACTTTTCACAAAAAATATGTTCATTTTTTATGCATTAATTACAATTCTCTTCATAAAAAAATGACAGAAAACAAACATATGTCCATCTATTCTCTGCCATTCTCATGATAATTGTAAAATACAGGAGGGGGTGTATTTTAAATTTTCCCTTTCCGCGCCTCCAGAAATCAATCCAGAAGATTGGTCATACTCTTTAAGCTGATAGCCAGAGTAGAGATATTGTGGAGCATAGCTGATGTGGCCGGGGTTATGACGCCTCCCACTCCCAGGAGTATAAGACCCAGGTTGAATCCGATGACAAACCGGTAGTTCCGGTCAATCCGGTCCATGAGTCCCCGGCTGATGGCCCTCAGTGTCACCAGCTGGAACAGATTGTCCTCAGAGATGGTGATATCCGCTATCTCCCTGGCAATCTCAGCCCCTTCGCTGATGGCAATTCCCGCGTCAGCGGCCGACAGTGCCGGCGAATCATTGATTCCGTCGCCAATCATAATGACCCTGCGGCCCTTCTTCTTTTCTTCGTCCACAAACCGGGCCTTGTCTTCGGGAAGGACCTCTGAATAATACTCATCCACTCCCACACGTCCGGCAATGGCGGCTGCCGTGCGCTCACTGTCCCCCGTCATCATGACAATCTTGGTGATTCCCTGTCTGTGAAGGGCGGTGACAACCCCATCCGCCTCATCCCTCAACGGGTCCTCAATGCAGATCACGGCTGCCAGGCTTCCGCCGATAGCCAGATAGAGGTGGGAATATTCCACAGGAAGCCTGTCAAACACCTCCTTCTTATCCTCCGGTATCCTGCATCCCTCATCTTCAAATACAAAGTGATAGCTTCCAATCACCACCCTCTCATGGTCTACATAGGTTGCTATGCCGTGGGCCACGATGTAGTCCACCCTGGAATGCATCTCCTTGTGGACCAGCCCGCGTTTCACTGCCTCGTGTACCACCGCGTTGGCCATGGAGTGGGGGAAATGTTCCTCCAGGCAGGCCGCAATCCGCAGCAGCTCATCCTTTTTCATACCATTGAACACCACCACATCCGCCACCTGCGGCCTGGCCTTTGTCAGGGTTCCTGTCTTGTCAAAGACAATGGTGCGGGCAGCAGCCACTGCCTCCATGTACTTGCCGCCCTTTACCGTAATATGGTAGCTGCCGGCCTCCCGCATGGCAGAGAGCACGGACAGGGGCATGGCCAGCTTCAATGCGCAGGAGAAATCCACCATCAGAATGGACAGGGCTTTTGTCACATTGCGGGTCAGCAGCCACGTGAGGACGGTTCCGCCCAGACTCCAGGGAACCAACGCGTCCGCCAGAGTGGCTGCCCTGTCTTCTGCCGTGGACTTAAGCTGCTCCGACTCCTCAATCATGGTCACAATCCGTTCAAACCGGGTGTCGCCTGCCGCCTTCCTGACCCGAAGGGTAATCTCTCCCTCTTCAACGGCTGTTCCCGCGTACACGTAGGAGCCTTCCCCCTTCCTGACCGGCGCTGACTCTCCTGTCATGGAAGCCTGGTTCACCATGGCGTCCCCGGAAGTGACCACGCCGTCCAGAGGAATCACATTTCCCATATGGACCGTTACCAGGTCTCCCTCCCGGATCTTTGAAACAGGGACCAGGACCTCTGTTCCGTCCACCTTCTGCCATACCCTGGAAATATTTAAGGACATGCTTCTGGCAAGGTCGCTCACTGACTTTTTGTGGGTCCATTCTTCCAGAAGCTCCCCTATTCCCAGGAGGAACATAACAGAACCAGCCGTGTCAAAATCCCTTCTCAGAACAGACACGGCAATGGCCGTGGCGTCCAGCGCCTCCACCTCCAGCTTCCCCCTGAGCAGACAGCGGATTCCCTTCAGCAGATACCGGATGGAGCGGACTGCCGTATAGACGGCCCGGACAGGCGGCGGCAGGAAGGACTTGGTAAACGCCCGCGCCATCACCTTCTGAACCAGCCTCTCCTTGTATTCACGGTTCAGGGCTCTGCCGCTGTTCTTCGGCACCAGCTCCCGTATCCGCTCATTATCATAAGAAAACCCCTGTATTCCCTCCAGGATTTCCCCGCGGCTGCCCTCATACACCACCGCGGCATCCGCTGTCCTCTCGTATACCCTGACATCCTTTACCCCGGGAAGGGTACAGAGATAATAATGCAGCAAATCAGCCTGCCGTATGCTCATTTCCTTCTGATAAAAATGAACCCTGACCCTTCCCCTTATCTCATGTCTAATTACAAACTTCATTGTTTCAGGCTCCTTTTCCCAACTGACTCAGACACATTTTAACAGTAAATGAAAAAATTACCGCCCGGAGATATCCTTCCCCAGGCGGATTGTACATTACGCTGTAACCGTATCAGCAGAAGCTGTCTCATCTTCCTTCAAATCTTCCGAGGTCTGCTCCGGGGCTTCCTCCCCGCTTTCATCCTCAAATACGTCCTCCCGGCAGCGCTGCGCGTTGATTTCCCTGGCCTCTGCCAGGATGTCCTCAGCGTTCTCCTGAATATTGGTGGCGGTGGTCATCACACAGTCCTTAGCCCTTAATCCGGCTGCCAGACAATTGATATAAAACCTCTTGGCATCATCACTTCCCAGAATCTTCACGCCTGCTGTTCCGAACAGAACGCCGCCTAAGAAAAGACCTATTTTCTTACATTTAAAACAATCAATCATTCTCTTTGTCCTCCTACTTATGCTTATAGCCTGTGTAAACCGTCATCGCCAGACAGAATACCATGGCCCAAGCCCAGAATCTGTGATTTTTCATCTTACGTTACATCCTTTACGTAAACATTTGCTTAATTAGTCTCCCGGGACCGGGTATCTTCTTCCTTATCAGACACAAAAGAATATTGATAAGAACGAGTCAGGACACCGATCTCCTCCAGCGTGCTTACAGTCCTGTACACGGTGGCCATCCCCAGCTTCGTGTCCCGTTTCCGCGCTTCATAGAAAATCTCCTTGCAGTTTGTCCAGTTTCCCTCCAGAATAACATCCAGGAGCATCCTGCGCTGCTGCGTAATCCGCATTCCCCTCTTCTGAAACTCGTCTATCACCTGTTCCTTCTGCCACATGTCGGTTCCCTCCTCACCTGCAATCGGCCAAATCGGAATGTGTCCGGAAGATACCTGCACAAGCATTTCCGGACACATCTGTCCCCCAGGCCTGCCGCAGCCGGACTGTCCAGTGACCATTTCCGCCTGCATCAGGGCTGTTATGATGCTGTCTTTGTCTTTACATTCACATTAAGGGAATTGCTCTCTTTGTACGGTCTTACCAGCAAATAGATGAATCCGGCCACGGCTGCAATTGCCACGACGGTTCCGATTCCAAAGGTTCCTGTTGTAAACCAGCTGCCAAACTGGTATATGCACAGCGCCACCACATATGCGAGTACAGTCTGATAACCGATTGCAAACCAGGTCCACCTTGCATTGTTCATCTCACGCTTAATAGCGCCCATGGCCGCAAAGCAGGGTGCGCACAGCAGGTTGAACACCAGGAAGGAATACGCGCTGACAGCTGTAAAGCTTTGGGCCAGTGTTCCCCAGATTTCAGCTCCGTCCTCAGCCACTTCCGCAAAGCCGTAGAGAATACCGAAGGTACCGACTACATTTTCCTTTGCAACCAGACCTGTGATGGCCGCCACAGCAGCCTGCCAGTTCCCCCATCCAAGAGGAGCGAATATCCAGGCAATGGCCTGGCCGATTAACGCCAGAATTCCGTCCGACAAATCCTCCACCATTCCAAAGTGTCCGTCCACAAAGCCAAAGCCGGATGTAAACCAAACAAAAATGGTGGACAGCAGAATTACGGTTCCCGCCTTTTTAATAAAGGACCAGCCTCTCTCCCACATGCTGCGCAGAACATTCGACACGGTTGGAAGGTGGTAAGCAGGAAGCTCCATTACGAACGGCGCCGGGTCACCTGCAAACATTTTTGTCTTCTTTAAGATGATGCCGGAGCAGATGATGGCCGCGATTCCTACGAAATAGGCACTGGGCGCTACCCAGGAAGCGCCTCCGAACAATGCTCCCGCAAACAGCGCAATAATGGGCAGCTTTGCTCCGCAGGGAATGAAGGTGGTGGTCATGACGGTCATTTTGCGGTCCCTGTCATTCTCAATGGTACGGGAAGCCATGATGCCCGGAACGCCGCAGCCGGTTCCAATCAGCATGGGGATAAAGGACTTTCCTGACAATCCGAACTTGCGGAAAATTCTGTCCATGATAAATGCCACCCTGG is a window of Enterocloster clostridioformis DNA encoding:
- a CDS encoding PTS sugar transporter subunit IIC — protein: MTIITGLGLLLLTLAAFSLFSMKAPKGSAAMSGMANAAVATFLVEAVHRYISGDLLHLAFLGETGTISGNMGGVAAAIMVPIGMGVNPVFAVVAGVALGGYGILPGFIAGYAIGFIAPFIEKHLPPGLDSVLGALLIAPIARFIAFLVDPAVNAALAHIGGMITAATEQSPILMGLLLGGVIKMICTSPLSSMALTAMLGLTGLPMGIAAIACFGGSFTNGAIFKMLHFGDNSNVAAVMMEPLTQAHIITKHPIPIYCSNFFGGGFSGVAAAFLGIINNAPGTASPIPGLLAPFAFNPPLKVLMALLLAAISGTLAGIVGAIVFKKKYDMKPELSVINSFEE
- the ltrA gene encoding group II intron reverse transcriptase/maturase, producing MGTENRESCSQRDSAERKGYVRAHRSFNRIWKERDSAEPDILSKILNKENLNRAYKRVKANKGAPGVDGMTIEAALPWLRENNYELVERIRKGKYTPSPVRRVEIPKPEGGIRKLGIPTVIDRIIQQAMLQQLMPIYEPLFSKDSFGYRPGRGAKDAILRIKEYIEQGYTRAVVLDLSKYFDTLNHTILLNLLRKQVKDERVVQMVKRYLKSGVMENGVVTETKEGSPQGGNLSPLLANAYLNEFDWEFHRRGVPCIRYADDIVLLAKSERAAERLLESSTKYLEARLKLRVNREKSRTVSVFAIQNFKFLGFCFGKNGTGTYIRVHGTSWKKAKEKLRRLTSRSRCGSIIRTKEKIKVYMRGWLNYYGIADMKKNIESLNGWLYRRIRMCIWKQWKLPKTRMRKLIGLGVDSHYAATIAYDRKGYWFNAGNKAVNWALSKERLINWGFYDLAAAYQSLHTNY
- the ahpC gene encoding alkyl hydroperoxide reductase subunit C, with product MSLIGKEISDFTVQAYAGGEFREVKKSDVLGKWAVFFFYPADFTFVCPTELEDLADKYEDFKSAGCEIYSVSCDSHFVHKAWHDASKTIRKIKYPMLADPTGGLARDFDVMIEADGMAERGSFIVNPEGKIVAYEVIAGNVGRNADELFRRVQASRFVAEHGDQVCPAKWQPGADTLKPSLDLVGLI
- a CDS encoding Fur family transcriptional regulator; amino-acid sequence: MWQKEQVIDEFQKRGMRITQQRRMLLDVILEGNWTNCKEIFYEARKRDTKLGMATVYRTVSTLEEIGVLTRSYQYSFVSDKEEDTRSRETN
- a CDS encoding DUF6110 family protein; translation: MIDCFKCKKIGLFLGGVLFGTAGVKILGSDDAKRFYINCLAAGLRAKDCVMTTATNIQENAEDILAEAREINAQRCREDVFEDESGEEAPEQTSEDLKEDETASADTVTA
- a CDS encoding heavy metal translocating P-type ATPase, which gives rise to MKFVIRHEIRGRVRVHFYQKEMSIRQADLLHYYLCTLPGVKDVRVYERTADAAVVYEGSRGEILEGIQGFSYDNERIRELVPKNSGRALNREYKERLVQKVMARAFTKSFLPPPVRAVYTAVRSIRYLLKGIRCLLRGKLEVEALDATAIAVSVLRRDFDTAGSVMFLLGIGELLEEWTHKKSVSDLARSMSLNISRVWQKVDGTEVLVPVSKIREGDLVTVHMGNVIPLDGVVTSGDAMVNQASMTGESAPVRKGEGSYVYAGTAVEEGEITLRVRKAAGDTRFERIVTMIEESEQLKSTAEDRAATLADALVPWSLGGTVLTWLLTRNVTKALSILMVDFSCALKLAMPLSVLSAMREAGSYHITVKGGKYMEAVAAARTIVFDKTGTLTKARPQVADVVVFNGMKKDELLRIAACLEEHFPHSMANAVVHEAVKRGLVHKEMHSRVDYIVAHGIATYVDHERVVIGSYHFVFEDEGCRIPEDKKEVFDRLPVEYSHLYLAIGGSLAAVICIEDPLRDEADGVVTALHRQGITKIVMMTGDSERTAAAIAGRVGVDEYYSEVLPEDKARFVDEEKKKGRRVIMIGDGINDSPALSAADAGIAISEGAEIAREIADITISEDNLFQLVTLRAISRGLMDRIDRNYRFVIGFNLGLILLGVGGVITPATSAMLHNISTLAISLKSMTNLLD